The DNA sequence GTCGATCAACCCTCCGCGCGCGCAGTTGACGAGGAGCGCGCCCGGCTTCATGGCCGCCAGTTCGCTCCTCCCGATTAGCGCCCTCGTGTCTGTGGCAAGCGGGACATGCAGGGTCAGGACGTCACACTGTCCTAGGACTTCGTCCCACGTTCCCAGTTCGACGCCCAGCCTGCGCGCGCGCTCCTCCGTCACATAGGGATCGTAGGTGATCACGCGCATGCCGAAGGCGAGCGCCCGGCGCGCTACCTCGCTGCCGATCTTGCCGAGCCCGACAACGCCCAGCGTCTTCCCGGACAGCTCGGTGCCGACGAACAACTCTCGGGTCCATCGTCCCGAAACAAGCGCGCCGTGCGCCTGCGGGATCCGGCGCACGAGCGCGAGGAGCATCGCCATCGTGTGCTCCGCGGCGGCGATCGTGCTGCTCTCCGGGGTGTTGAGCACAAGGATGCCGCGGCGGGTCGCGGCCTCCACGTCGATGTTGTCCACCCCGACCCCCGCGCGGGCGACCACGCGGAGCCGCGCCCCGTGCTGGAGCGCCCCCGACGGGACCTGGGTCGCGCTCCGGACGATCAGCGCATCCACGTCGGGCAGCAGCGCCGCGAGTTCTTCTTCGGTGAGCCCTGAACGGACGTCGACGTCCGCCGCCGCGCGGAGGCGGGTGAGGCCTTCTTCGGCCAGTCCGTCCGCCACCAAGATGCGCACCGCAGTCTCACCGTCCCCCGCGCCGCCGCGTCACGCGGGGAAGATCGTCGACGCGCGGCCCATCCATGGTCGCGCGCGCCGCCGCGAGCCCGTCATCGGTGGGCACGGGGTGGCCGAGATCGTTGAGCGTCCGCCCGAGGACCTCCAACCCCCCGAGCAGCATCCCGGGCTGCGTGTAGCCGAGATGCCCGAACCGAATGATGGTATGCTCCAGCCGCCCGATGCCCCGGCCGAGCAGGACTCCATACTGCTCGCGGGCGTGGCCGGCCACCGGGACGGCGTCGACACCCTCGGGCATCCGAATGGGCGTCACCGTGTCGACGGCATAGGCGTCCTCCGGGAGAGTCTGGAGGCCCATCCCGCGAACGCCCGCCCGCACCATCCGAGCCATGCGGCGGTGGCGCTCGAAGACGCGCTCCAACCCTTCCTCTTGGATCAGGCGGACCGCCTCGTGGACCGCGTACGCGACGGTCATGGCCGTCGTAAACGCGGTACTCGGCAGCGCCCGGTGGACTTCCGTCCGCCCGCGGCGGAGGTCGAGGTAGAACCGCGGGATCGACGCCCGTTCTGCCGCCGCCCAGGCGCGGTCGCTCACGCTGACAAACGCCATCCCCGGAGGGCTCATCAGGGCCTTTTGAGAGCCCGTCACGACGACATCCGTTCCCCACTCATCCGTCGCCAGCGGAATCGCGCCGAGGCTGCTGACCGCGTCCACCATGAGGAGCGCCGGATGGTCGTTGAGGATCGAGCGGATCGCCGCGACGTCGTTGCGCACGCCCGTGCTCGTTTCGCTCTGGGTGACGAGGACCGCTCGATACTCGCGGCCGGCGTCTGCGCGGAGCCGGTCGTCGATCGCGTCGAGCGGGACCGGGCGTCCCCACTCCGCGAGCACGCGGTCCACGCGGATGCCGAATCGCTCGGCGATCTCGGCGAAGCGCTCGCAGAAATGGCCGTTGTTGACCGACAGGATGCGGTCGCCCGGGGAGAGGAAGTTGACGGCCGCCGCTTCGAGGCCGCCCGTGCCGGAGCACACCAGCGGAATGATGTCGTTGCGGGTCTGGAAGATTCCCTTCAACCCGTCGAGCATCTCAGCCATGATGCGGCCGAACGTGGGGCCGCGGTGGTTGGTCATCTGCTGCCCCATCGCCTGGAGCACCCGCGGCGGAAGCGGCGTCGGGCCTGGGATCAGCAGGTTGGTCTCACGCATGGATCGCCTCCCTATCGCGCCTTCAGAGAAACAACAACGCTCCCGCCACAAGGAGGCGAGAGCGCTCGCGGTGCCACTCCTCATCCGCCTGCGGAACCCCGCAGCCGGCACTCAGTTCGCGTTAACGGGCGAACCCGGCAGCCTTGCGGACGTGCGCTCGGGCTGCGGCTCAGAAGCGGATCCGGCCGGGCGCCTCCACCGGGTTCCACCAATCCCGGCTCTCTAGAGAAGCCGCACAGGCCGACGGGCCTCCGTCATCGCCTCAAGAGCGGTGACCTTCGCTGATGATAGCATTGGGCCCCCCGGCCGTCAACGCGGCCGCCGCGGGCCGGATCGTGTCGAGAAAGGCCTGCGCCACCCGGGGGAGCCGGTGGTCTCGGCGCCGCAGGAGCCAGATCGCACGCTCGATGCGCAGCCCGTCGACCGGGACGATGCGGAGCCGGCCGGCGGCCACCTCAAACTCGACGGCGCACCGCGACAGGATCGAGATGCCGAGGTTCGCGGCAACGGCCTGCTTGACCATCTCCGCGCCCTCGAGTTCGAAGACGGGGGTGACAGGGACGCCTGCCCGATGAAGGGCCTCATCGACCGCTTCCCGATTCCCCGACCCCCGCTCGCGCAGGATGAACGGCTGGCCCGCGAGATCGGCGACGCCAACCGACGGGAGCGCGGCGAACGGGTGCGCCGGGGCGACGACCAGCACCAGCTCGTCCGCCAACCACGCGGTGGACTCGAGGTCGGGGAGGATGACCTTGCCGCCGATGACGCCCAGGTGCAGTTCGTGCTGCAGGAGCATCTCTTGGATCCGGCGGGTGTCTCGGACGCGCAGCACAATCTCGATGTGCGGGTACTGTTCCTTGAACCGGCCGAGGAGGGCCGGGAGCAAATACGTGCCCGGCGTGGAGGTGGCTCCCAGCAACAACCGCCCGCGTTGGAGGCCCTTGAGCTCATCCATCGCCACCCGAGCCTCGTCGATGAGCGCGAGGATGCGCGCAGCGTACTCGTCAAGGATCCGGCCGGCCTCGGTCAGGTGCGCGGATTTGCCGACCTGCTCGAAGAGGTCCGCGCCGAGCTGCCGTTCGAGTTCCCCCACCTGGATGCTCACCGAGGGCTGGCTGATCTGCAGCTCGGCGGCCGCCCGCGAATAGCTCTTGGACCGGGCGACGGTGTGAAAGATCTTGAGCTGGTGCAGGTTGATCGCCATCGAGTGTGACACCATCTTACTATACCGGGCCCCTGCGGGACAGCGGGAGGATGCTACAATGATCATGGACGACACGTCACGCACGAGGCGTTCCATGAACGACCGGGACCGGGTCAGGCTGACCTCGATGGTCGCCTGCGCCGGCTGAGCCTCAAAACTAGGTCCGGCGGACCTGGCGCAGGTCCTGCGCCACCTCCCACCCATCACCGACCCTGCCGTCCTCGTGGCCACCAGCACGGCGGACGACGCGGGCGTGTATCGCCTTGCCCCGGACCTGGCGCTGGTCCAGACGGTCGATCTGTTCACGCCGATCGTGGATGACCCGTACTGGTTCGGCGCGATCGCCGCCGCCAACGCCTTGAGCGACATCTACGCCATGGGCGCCACGCCGCGTTTGGCGCTCAACATCGCGGGGTTCCCCCGGGCCAAGCTGTCCCTCGATATCCTCGGCGAGATTCTCAAGGGCGGCGCGGACAAGTGCAGTGAAGCCGGGGTGACGGTGATCGGGGGCCACACGATCGACGATCCCGAGCCGAAGTTCGGACTGGCGGTGACCGGGTTCGTCCACCCCGACCGCGTCGTGACCAACGCGTCCGCCCGCCACGGCGACCGGCTCGTCCTCACGAAGCCCCTCGGCATGGGGGTGATCACGACCGGGATCAAGCAGGAGCGCACCTCACGGGCGACGATCGAGGAGGCGATCGGGCTGATGGCCACGCTCAACCAGGCCGCGGCCCAGGCGATGATCGAGGTCGGCGTCTCCGCGGCCACCGACATCACGGGGTTCGGCCTGCTCGGCCACCTCCATGAGATGACGCGCGCCGCCGGGGTGCACGCCACCATCCGGCTCGGCCAGGTGCCGATCCTGGAAGAAGCGTGGGAGCTCGCGCGCCGAGGGATGGTGCCCGGCGGGACCCAGCGAAACCGCGCGGCTCTTGAAGGGGTGGTGCGTTGGGACGGCATCGATGAAGAGGCTCAGATCCTCCTCTGCGACGCGCAGACGTCGGGCGGGCTGTTGATCGCCGTGCCTGAAGCGCGCCTCGACCGGCTGCTTCGATCGCTCGGGGCCGGTCACGTGCCCGCGGCCGCGGTCATCGGCGTGATCGACGGGGCCGGGCACGGGGAGATCACCGTCACGCCGTAGCAACGGTCGGCGTTCCCTCGACGTTTCAGGGGAACCACGCTTCTTTTATTGAAGTGGGAGACGCGTGAAGAGAGGGTACCCGTCTCTTGGGGCGCTCCCGTACCAGGGTGCGGTATCTTTCCGTCTGTGGGCTCCTGTGGCGCGGCACGTTGACGTCGTGGTGGAGTCTGGAGAGGGCGGTCACCCCATGAGCGCCGCCGGCCAGGGGTTCTTTGAGGCGGTCGTGCCGGGGATCGCGCCCGGGGCCCGCTACCGCTATCGGGTCGACAACGGGCCGTCCTATCCCGACCCGGCGTCGCGGTTTCAGCCCGACGGCGTGCACGGGCCATCGATGGTCATCGACCCGGCACGCTATGTGTGGCATGACGGCGGCTGGCGAGGACGCGCGCAGGAGGACTTGGTGTTCTATGAGCTCCACGTCGGGACATTCACGCCGGAGGGGACATTCGCCGGCGTCCGATCGCGGCTGCCGTACCTCAAGGACCTCGGCGTGACGGCCGTCGAATTGATGCCGGTGGCGGAGTTCCCTGGTCGGTGGAACTGGGGCTATGACGGCGCCGCGCTCTTCGCGCCATCGCGCGCGTACGGGAGCCCGGACGACTTGCGCTCGCTCATCGACGAGGCCCACCGGCTCGAGCTCGCCGTCTTCTTGGACGTGGTCTACAATCACTTCGGTCCCGATGGGGCGTACGCGGTCGCGCTGAGCCCGTATTTCTTCTCGAAGTCGCACACCACGCCGTGGGGGCCGGGCATCAATCTTGACGGGGAGATGGCGGATGCGGTCCGGGGGTTCTTTATCGAGAACGCGCTCTACTGGCTGACGGAGTATCACTTCGATGGGTTGCGCCTGGACGCGATCCACTCCCTTGCCGACGACAGCCCCGTGCACTTTCTTCAAGAGCTCGCCGATGCGGTCCACGCCCTCGACGGACCACCCCGGTACGTCATCGCGGAAGACCACCGCAACCTGAACACGGTGATCCTTCCGCGACAGGACGGGGGGTATGGTCTTGACGCTGCCTGGAACGACGACTATCATCATCAGCTTCGGCGCCTCCTCGCGCACGACACCGATGGGTACTTTCTGGATTTCACCGACTCGACCGCGGACCTCGCGGCGATCGTGCAGCGGGGGTGGCTGTACACCGGACAGCACGCGCGCTACTTTGGCGCACGGCGCGGCACGGATCCGAGCGGCATCCCGCTCATCCGGTTCGTCGACTTCATCCAGAACCACGATCAGGTCGGGAACCGACCTACAGGGGAACGGATCACCGGCACCATCTCCCTCGAGGCGTTCCGGGCGGCGAGCGCGCTCCTGCTGTTCGCTCCGCAGCTGCCGCTGCTCTTCATGGGGCAGGAGTGGGCCGCGGGGACCCCGTTTTGCTTTTTCACGGATCACCACCCCGACCTCGGCCGGCGCGTGTCGGAGGGCCGCAGAAGGGAGTTCCAGCGGTTCGCCGGCTTTCGGGGGGAGGTTCCGGATCCGCAAGACCCGTCCACCTTTTCCCGCAGCCGCCTGGACTGGAGCGAACTCGAGTCCGACCCCCATGCGGGGATCTTCCGGCTCTACCAGGACCTCCTCCGGCAGCGGAGAGAGTGGAAGGGGGCATTGGTCGTGACCCATCCGGCGGAGGGGAGCCTGATTCTCCGCCGGGGACGCCACGCGCTGATCGTCGCGCTGCGAGCGGATCTCACCTTGCCCATGCCGCGGGGGGGCGTTCCGATCTTGCACACTGAGGCCCCGCGCTACGCGTCCGACCCGCACCCCCCGCAGATCCTGGCCGGCACGATATTCATGCGCCGGCCGGCCGCGGTGTTGGTGACGGTCCCCGACGCATGAACGCGACGTATCGGATTCAGCTCCGGCCGGATTTTGGATTCGATGCGCTTCGCAGGCTGCTCCCCTATTTCAAGCGGCTCGGCATCAGCCATCTCTATCTCTCGCCGATCACAGAAGCCCGCGCGGGAAGCGCCCACGGGTACGACGTGACCGATCACAACCAGGTCCGGGCCGAGTTCGGCGGCCGCGAGGCGTTTGACCGGTTGCTCGAGTCGGCCCAGGAGGCGGGCGTCGCATTCATCCTGGACTTCGTGCCCAATCACGAGGGCGTGGGGGCGCAAAACGCGCGCTGGCAAGACGTGCTGATGTTTGGGCCCCATTCCCCGTATGCGCGCTACTTCGACATCGACTGGGACCCGCTCAAGCCGGAACTGCGGCAAAAGATCCTCCTGCCGTTCCTGGGCAGCCCGTACGGGGACGTGTTGGACCGCGGGGAGATCACGCTCGTCTATGAGGCCGGGTACTTCTTTGCCGCGTACCATCACCACCGCTTCCCCCTAGCGCCTCCGACGTACGCGCAGGTCCTGGAACGGTTCCTCGAGTTGGGCGAGAGCACGCCCGACTCCTTGGAGGATCTCAAGGCCATGCGTGACGCGTATCAGACGCTCGCCCCCGGCGACCAGGGAAACGCCGAGGGATTGCGGGGCCGGCTCGCGTCCCTCGCGGGCCGGCTCGGCGTCGGGGCCCTGGTGGCCCGCGTGCGCGGGGAACCGCTCCACGCGATCCTAGACCGGCAGTTCTGGAGGCTCTCGTACTGGAAGACGGCGACGCAGGAGGTCAACTACCGGCGCTTCTTCGACAACAACGATCTGGTCGCGCTGCGGATGGAGGACCCCGAGGTCTTCCGCGACGTCCACCACCTGGTGCGGGAGTACGTGACCAAGAGCGCGGTGGATGGTGTGCGGGTCGACCACATCGATGGCCTCCTCGGCCCTACCATCTACCTCCAACGGCTCAAGGATTTGGGGGCGCGGCACATCTGGGTGGAGAAGGTCCTCGCACGCGGCGAGACGCTTCCCCCGCAGTGGCCCGTTGAGGGCACCACGGGATATGAATTCCTCAACGACGTCCTCGGCGTGCTGCTCTGGCCCGATGGAGAACACCCCATGGACCGGATTTACCGGCGATTTCTGAGAGGGGCCGTGGTCCCCTACTGGGTGGAGATGTACCGCTCCCGGCGATTGGTCATGGAGACGACGCTGGCCGGCGAATTGTTTCGCCTCGCCTACGGCCTGGATCGGATCTCCGAAGCCGACTACCACACCCGCGATTTCACCTTTGAGGCCCTCCGGATCGCGCTGGCGGAGGTGATCTCCATGTTCCCTCGATACCGCACCTATCTCCCCGAGTGCCAGGAGGAGGAGGCCCAACAGGTGGTCCGCGAGGCCGTGCACGAAGCGCGGCGGCGCAACCCCGGCCGGG is a window from the bacterium genome containing:
- a CDS encoding alanine--glyoxylate aminotransferase family protein, with the translated sequence MRETNLLIPGPTPLPPRVLQAMGQQMTNHRGPTFGRIMAEMLDGLKGIFQTRNDIIPLVCSGTGGLEAAAVNFLSPGDRILSVNNGHFCERFAEIAERFGIRVDRVLAEWGRPVPLDAIDDRLRADAGREYRAVLVTQSETSTGVRNDVAAIRSILNDHPALLMVDAVSSLGAIPLATDEWGTDVVVTGSQKALMSPPGMAFVSVSDRAWAAAERASIPRFYLDLRRGRTEVHRALPSTAFTTAMTVAYAVHEAVRLIQEEGLERVFERHRRMARMVRAGVRGMGLQTLPEDAYAVDTVTPIRMPEGVDAVPVAGHAREQYGVLLGRGIGRLEHTIIRFGHLGYTQPGMLLGGLEVLGRTLNDLGHPVPTDDGLAAARATMDGPRVDDLPRVTRRRGGR
- the treY gene encoding malto-oligosyltrehalose synthase → MNATYRIQLRPDFGFDALRRLLPYFKRLGISHLYLSPITEARAGSAHGYDVTDHNQVRAEFGGREAFDRLLESAQEAGVAFILDFVPNHEGVGAQNARWQDVLMFGPHSPYARYFDIDWDPLKPELRQKILLPFLGSPYGDVLDRGEITLVYEAGYFFAAYHHHRFPLAPPTYAQVLERFLELGESTPDSLEDLKAMRDAYQTLAPGDQGNAEGLRGRLASLAGRLGVGALVARVRGEPLHAILDRQFWRLSYWKTATQEVNYRRFFDNNDLVALRMEDPEVFRDVHHLVREYVTKSAVDGVRVDHIDGLLGPTIYLQRLKDLGARHIWVEKVLARGETLPPQWPVEGTTGYEFLNDVLGVLLWPDGEHPMDRIYRRFLRGAVVPYWVEMYRSRRLVMETTLAGELFRLAYGLDRISEADYHTRDFTFEALRIALAEVISMFPRYRTYLPECQEEEAQQVVREAVHEARRRNPGRELTVYAFIEQVLIGNVGEHVNATAAPWVGRFQQYTAPVTAKGIEDTAFYRYFRLAALNEVGGGPDRWGTTPHAFHARSRFRAVRYPKSLLATATHDTKRGEDARMRLIVLAEVPEAWNRTLRSLTRIGRRYRSAGGPSRADEYLFYQMVVALWDAGDRDALAERMVQYMRKAAREAKLRTSWLDPDPEYEATLERFVRGVFADPRLVATVEPFARAVARYGFANGLSQLVLKLTSPGIPDVYQGCELLDLSLVDPDNRRPVDFTKRTRLLNAIESLLDRPEPAAIREMIEAADERAKLFVMVRLLRFRQAHPALFSGGYWPLESEGPDAAHFLAYAREADGEALVVVVPRFPATLEQHEGREATAVPLGERLANRRWTDVMTGERVQAGDRLVIGALPLRFGVLVSSPSR
- a CDS encoding LysR family transcriptional regulator, which translates into the protein MAINLHQLKIFHTVARSKSYSRAAAELQISQPSVSIQVGELERQLGADLFEQVGKSAHLTEAGRILDEYAARILALIDEARVAMDELKGLQRGRLLLGATSTPGTYLLPALLGRFKEQYPHIEIVLRVRDTRRIQEMLLQHELHLGVIGGKVILPDLESTAWLADELVLVVAPAHPFAALPSVGVADLAGQPFILRERGSGNREAVDEALHRAGVPVTPVFELEGAEMVKQAVAANLGISILSRCAVEFEVAAGRLRIVPVDGLRIERAIWLLRRRDHRLPRVAQAFLDTIRPAAAALTAGGPNAIISEGHRS
- the treZ gene encoding malto-oligosyltrehalose trehalohydrolase — protein: MKRGYPSLGALPYQGAVSFRLWAPVARHVDVVVESGEGGHPMSAAGQGFFEAVVPGIAPGARYRYRVDNGPSYPDPASRFQPDGVHGPSMVIDPARYVWHDGGWRGRAQEDLVFYELHVGTFTPEGTFAGVRSRLPYLKDLGVTAVELMPVAEFPGRWNWGYDGAALFAPSRAYGSPDDLRSLIDEAHRLELAVFLDVVYNHFGPDGAYAVALSPYFFSKSHTTPWGPGINLDGEMADAVRGFFIENALYWLTEYHFDGLRLDAIHSLADDSPVHFLQELADAVHALDGPPRYVIAEDHRNLNTVILPRQDGGYGLDAAWNDDYHHQLRRLLAHDTDGYFLDFTDSTADLAAIVQRGWLYTGQHARYFGARRGTDPSGIPLIRFVDFIQNHDQVGNRPTGERITGTISLEAFRAASALLLFAPQLPLLFMGQEWAAGTPFCFFTDHHPDLGRRVSEGRRREFQRFAGFRGEVPDPQDPSTFSRSRLDWSELESDPHAGIFRLYQDLLRQRREWKGALVVTHPAEGSLILRRGRHALIVALRADLTLPMPRGGVPILHTEAPRYASDPHPPQILAGTIFMRRPAAVLVTVPDA